The following proteins are encoded in a genomic region of Acetobacter oryzoeni:
- the fdhE gene encoding formate dehydrogenase accessory protein FdhE — protein MRSETDIVPLDKRTPGVQAIEPLIFPVLEAVYTRREKRLRLLAEQLGEAEGGYFKFLSYLVEAQQILKHMPLGAADVSAIRAVPKQGCDQDHLEKLLLEIPSWQQAFLFLVQQVGCVVPETTRTMLEKCGQDIPDLTKQAASLLCGEYAQVDAGVAVILWAALSVCWAQAVEQDQKHIQQEQLVGEARVCPCCGAQPVASLVLGGDREGLRYLQCSLCETRWHRVRSICVECGASAHLEHWVFEDLKAPVQIESCGDCKTYLKVLRLDYDPELDALADDLGSFALDTAVEQQGFARAGLNPFSFPG, from the coding sequence ATGCGTTCTGAAACCGATATTGTTCCGCTGGATAAACGCACACCCGGCGTGCAGGCTATTGAGCCACTGATTTTTCCGGTGTTGGAAGCTGTATATACACGCAGGGAAAAACGGCTCCGCTTGTTGGCAGAGCAACTGGGTGAAGCGGAGGGAGGATATTTTAAGTTCCTCTCTTATCTTGTGGAAGCGCAGCAGATTTTAAAACATATGCCACTTGGTGCGGCAGATGTTTCTGCTATTCGTGCGGTGCCCAAACAAGGGTGCGATCAAGATCACCTTGAAAAGCTGTTGCTGGAAATACCATCATGGCAACAGGCGTTTTTATTTTTGGTGCAGCAGGTGGGCTGTGTTGTGCCAGAAACAACGCGCACAATGTTAGAAAAGTGTGGGCAGGATATTCCAGATTTAACAAAGCAGGCTGCCAGCTTGTTGTGTGGAGAGTATGCACAGGTTGATGCGGGGGTGGCCGTTATACTCTGGGCTGCTCTGTCTGTTTGTTGGGCACAGGCTGTAGAACAAGATCAGAAACATATTCAGCAGGAACAACTTGTTGGAGAAGCCAGAGTATGCCCCTGTTGTGGTGCTCAGCCGGTAGCTAGCCTTGTATTGGGGGGAGACCGTGAGGGGCTGCGTTACCTTCAATGCAGTTTGTGTGAAACACGTTGGCACAGGGTGCGTAGTATCTGTGTGGAATGTGGTGCATCTGCTCATCTTGAACACTGGGTATTTGAAGATTTGAAAGCTCCTGTTCAGATAGAAAGTTGCGGAGATTGCAAAACATATCTGAAGGTTTTGCGGTTGGATTATGATCCAGAACTAGATGCACTTGCGGATGATCTGGGTAGCTTTGCTTTGGATACAGCCGTAGAGCAGCAGGGCTTTGCACGCGCAGGTTTAAATCCGTTCTCATTTCCGGGGTAA
- a CDS encoding formate dehydrogenase subunit gamma: protein MDTKNLVLRTKFMDRLCHWTMVACFFLVALSGISWFFPSLNWLGYVLGPPQMARLLHPFLGITVFVLLMCMCVRFVHHNLFVRTDITWFRHIVDVLMNKHGEKLQIGKYNAGQKILFWGIMSLISLLLVSGLMIWRAYFAMYFPIPVVRLALLAHSVAGLGLILLVLGHIYMGIWVRGSIGGMVTGYVSRAWARQHHDRWYEEEVLPAETSSAKRPH, encoded by the coding sequence ATGGATACTAAAAATCTTGTTCTGCGCACAAAGTTTATGGACCGGCTCTGCCATTGGACAATGGTTGCCTGTTTTTTTCTGGTAGCGCTTTCTGGAATCTCGTGGTTTTTCCCTAGCCTGAACTGGCTTGGTTATGTGCTCGGGCCACCGCAGATGGCACGGCTGCTGCATCCGTTTCTCGGTATTACAGTTTTTGTATTGCTGATGTGCATGTGCGTGCGCTTTGTACACCATAACCTGTTTGTGCGTACGGATATTACGTGGTTTCGCCATATTGTTGATGTGCTGATGAACAAGCATGGCGAAAAATTGCAGATTGGCAAATACAATGCCGGGCAAAAAATACTGTTCTGGGGCATTATGTCACTTATCAGCCTGCTGCTTGTAAGTGGGTTAATGATCTGGCGTGCTTATTTTGCCATGTATTTTCCCATCCCTGTGGTGCGGCTGGCTTTGCTGGCGCATTCTGTTGCCGGGCTTGGGCTTATTCTGCTGGTGCTTGGGCATATCTATATGGGCATATGGGTGCGGGGTTCTATTGGGGGCATGGTTACAGGCTACGTATCCCGTGCATGGGCACGGCAGCATCATGATCGGTGGTATGAAGAGGAAGTATTACCTGCTGAAACATCTTCTGCAAAACGGCCACACTAA
- the fdxH gene encoding formate dehydrogenase subunit beta translates to MSMQSQDIIRRSATNGLTPSPQARRHEQEVAKLIDVSLCTGCKGCQVACSEWNDLRDEVGHNVGVYDNPADLTAETWTVIRFDEVEDEGGKLEWLLRKEGCMHCEDPGCLKACPSPGAILQFANGIVDFQSEQCIGCGYCIAGCPFDIPRINPKDNKAYKCTLCADRVAVGQEPACVKTCPTGAISFGSKAEMKDLAQTRVEDLKSRGHEGAGLYDPPGVGGTHVMYVLTHADNPTLYHRLPAEPHISPVVRGWKEWLKPVGALGFIATLAGAFAHYMAVGPNTTDETAPEVPEKELVEAGEKTDQNGRDA, encoded by the coding sequence ATGAGCATGCAGTCACAGGACATCATTCGCCGTTCCGCCACCAATGGGCTTACACCATCACCTCAGGCACGGCGGCATGAGCAGGAAGTTGCCAAGCTGATAGACGTTTCCCTCTGCACGGGGTGCAAGGGGTGTCAGGTTGCCTGTTCGGAATGGAATGATCTACGAGATGAGGTTGGTCACAACGTAGGGGTGTATGATAACCCCGCTGACCTAACAGCAGAAACATGGACCGTCATCCGCTTTGATGAGGTGGAGGATGAAGGCGGTAAGCTGGAATGGTTGCTGCGCAAAGAAGGCTGTATGCACTGCGAGGACCCGGGCTGCCTGAAGGCGTGCCCAAGCCCTGGTGCTATTTTGCAGTTTGCCAATGGCATTGTGGATTTTCAGTCTGAACAGTGCATTGGCTGTGGATACTGCATTGCGGGCTGCCCGTTTGATATTCCGCGTATCAACCCAAAAGATAACAAGGCCTATAAATGCACCTTGTGTGCAGATAGGGTTGCCGTAGGGCAGGAGCCCGCTTGCGTAAAAACCTGCCCAACCGGCGCTATATCTTTTGGTTCCAAAGCGGAAATGAAGGATCTGGCGCAAACCCGCGTGGAAGACCTGAAAAGCCGTGGGCATGAAGGCGCAGGATTATATGATCCACCGGGTGTAGGCGGTACACACGTTATGTATGTGCTGACGCATGCCGATAACCCAACCCTTTACCATAGGCTACCAGCCGAACCTCATATCAGCCCGGTTGTGCGTGGCTGGAAGGAATGGCTGAAACCGGTGGGTGCGCTGGGCTTTATTGCCACATTGGCTGGGGCTTTTGCGCATTACATGGCTGTTGGCCCCAATACTACAGATGAAACGGCACCGGAGGTTCCTGAAAAGGAACTGGTAGAGGCTGGCGAAAAAACGGACCAAAACGGGAGGGATGCGTAA